The Cryptococcus deuterogattii R265 chromosome 3, complete sequence genome has a segment encoding these proteins:
- a CDS encoding specific transcriptional repressor, whose translation MSTEHSVTSSVSIEDSLKDGEGRGDSSFLSSSPSSRQNPTIERSPDQGSCHTPSESPPRQEITVQLQAQVQPTATAPQKTDQILLPNYLETLADNVVDPSLKHLTDKHLTDTFNVESTASRNQTQGDVQGGTETGDDFSWLPDFKDTISQSNALTLYPWPLDTILPFIPSTQPISSDTGSPASSFPSGPLGSVECPNNVDNRVIDSSPSTGASDHDGIAGRVGISSTSSESGLEAGRAKDDAVPPPPKKKSHARKQPEGHIKRARNAFILFRKHITDSNLIPPSVEVKHQNISVVAAKMWKEAPQEVRQTFQEQARIEKEEHQRKYPGYRYQPVFRRTDIIRRRVRKDPAEDERVDAVAEALINGKAGNELEMEIKEQLVTRSEASESDGESSRGSRRRRRETGQLSKGAIRAQRAQARAKQMRQNLLGSNLLNISLYNAANARLASSATATAAAENDYRYHPGIDTMGTAVGHGHTHPGMQYAMDSYIQLGYGLDGTPMKVGEYPGEMYGTTSLLAGPSSSSDHESHMYQFPPINGMMDDGNRYKWHAPNMQYWDQANMGPEEVQPQGGYPVEGEYYATHYNLEAGVPEQMEYRFSSLMETSGEDNGSFPKRAPGDIIAGAYVAYKEQEDRNPPSIRQWAGEGQQTPSGHVMFNEKLFDGVIGSAGLSDPMS comes from the exons ATGTCAACGGAACATAGTGTTACAAGCTCAGTTAGCATCGAGGATAGCTTAAAAGATG GTGAAGGACGTGGAgattcttcctttttgagctcttctccttcgtccCGTCAGAACCCCACCATTGAACGGTCCCCTGACCAAGGAAGTTGTCATACACCCTCCGAATCCCCTCCCCGGCAAGAGATTACGGTTCAGCTCCAAGCCCAAGTGCAACCTACTGCAACAGCCCCACAGAAGACTGACCAAATCCTCTTACCTAATTACTTGGAGACATTGGCTGACAACGTGGTTGACCCGTCACTGAAGCATCTCACTGACAAGCATCTCACTGACACATTCAACGTTGAGTCGACTGCTTCTCGGAATCAAACTCAAGGCGATGTTCAAGGAGGCACAGAAACGGGTGATGACTTTTCGTGGCTACCAGACTTCAAAGATACTATTAGTCAATCCAATGCTCTTACACTTTACCCCTGGCCTCTGGACACCATACTTCCTTTCATTCCGTCCACTCAGCCAATTTCCTCCGATACAGGGTccccagcttcttcctttcccagTGGGCCCCTTGGGAGCGTGGAATGCCCAAACAATGTTGATAATAGAGTGATCGATTCGTCACCCAGCACTGGTGCTAGTGATCATGACGGCATTGCAGGGCGCGTTGGAATAAGCTCAACGAGCTCAGAGAGTGGACTGGAAGCTGGAAGGGCGAAAGATGACGCGGTACCGCCTCCcccgaagaagaaaagtcACGCAAGGAAG CAACCGGAAGGTCATATTAAAAGGGCAAGAAACGCCTTCATCTTGTTTAGAAAACACATCACCGATTCTAACTTGATCCCTCCGAGTGTCGAGGTCAAACACCAAAACATATCAGTGGTC GCAGCCAAGATGTGGAAGGAGGCACCTCAGGAAGTGCGTCAAACGTTTCAGGAACAAGCTCGCattgagaaagaggaacATCAGCGCAAATATCCCGGGTATCGTTATCAGCCCGTCTTTCGAAGGACAGACATCATACGTCGTCGAGTACGCAAAGATCCAGCTGAAGACGAGAGGGTGGATGCCGTGGCGGAGGCGCTTATCAATGGCAAAGCAGGAAATGAGTTAGAGATGGAGATTAAAGAGCAGCTGGTTACACGAAGTGAGGCAAGCGAGAGCGATGGCGAAAGCTCTAGAGGCAGCAGAAG ACGCCGCCGTGAAACAGGGCAGCTTTCCAAAGGTGCTATTAGAGCTCAACGAGCCCAAGCTAGAGCAAAACAGATGAGACAGAATCTACTGGGCTCCAACCTGCTCAACATATCTCTCTACAATGCCGCCAACGCTCGTCTAGCTTCTTCCGCTACCGCGACTGCTGCAGCCGAGAATGATTACCGATATCATCCTGGTATTGATACCATGGGGACGGCGGTTGGGCACGGTCATACTCATCCTGGGATGCAGTATGCTATGGATTCTTACATTCAACTTGGATATGGTCTCGATGGCACGCCTATGAAAGTTGGAGAGTATCCAGGGGAGATGTATGGGACCACTTCCCTCTTGGCTggtccttcttcatcatcagacCACGAAAGTCATATGTACCAGTTTCCACCCATAAACGGTATGATGGATGACGGAAATCGGTACAAATGGCATGCCCCAAACATGCAGTATTGGGACCAGGCTAACATGGGTCCGGAGGAGGTACAACCCCAAGGAGGATATCCTGTTGAAGGGGAGTACTATGCCACTCATTATAATCTGGAGGCAGGAGTTCCAGAGCAAATGGAGTACcgcttttcctctcttatGGAGACTTCCGGTGAAGATAATGGGTCATTTCCGAAACGAGCGCCGGGAGACATTATCGCTGGCGCTTACGTTGCTTACAAGGAACAGGAAGACAGAAACCCTCCTAGCATTCGACAGTGGGCAGGCGAAGGACAACAGACGCCTTCTGGACATGTAATGTTCAATGAGAAATTATTTGATGGTGTAATAGGGAGTGCAGGTCTTTCTGACCCGATGTCTTAG
- a CDS encoding ARF guanyl-nucleotide exchange factor (genome sequence mistake) has translation MDSNAEAGPSTLRPHRSSSPSTPTPLTPTSARAKRRSWFGLASPVILSKDKAKDKRRGSSNGTEELELRPVLNRRDNDTVKDDRSEDAWEEELKERKGCGSDDLLTIDGDLENTVKKQKKKSGVADEPLILRMEDLGRKTPARTMSEKTLTVDDVMKTPHALTTRIFSPTTSGSDPFTAPDPPSDPELNSLPFNKSEGLLINPAPRSSSLNLVPSPITSFERDKTQPPVPIPVDRPLPPLPPPTPDNEVLKAPKAPSEIFITPSSPQKPKTTKRVHEERRSKSASGRSRSHSRGRATSTEPSKILGLGLPSVISGRSRSVSRSRPSSRSPSVSVQSPSPPPVPIKPQSVSSPFPSRPGTPSHKITFVEPEVLKPQALQKEDGPDKKTRIKRARSLSGLFGKSPPMVPSAKMGYADGQKNGEEETNGDQGGGGKLGVLEWFGVKKTVRRKASETRLRESRNELDDIQNVAGDSSRSPEGQTPQKGSTDQVNEGGQHSGQPGLPLPPTTDAPHGTPKRLNSLFARRSSAKNEEEAEPLSIMVVPRTAHSSDSPSRPLTNVSQSSLQLPAVDPFSPDESSTWMSSPGIENEEMLFSPGSSTHWGPGIRPWMEAREYLVSSRSSVSSALDTLPEQVPPMQKLGPAKASAKVQEGRVRSFSDGPLPQRTSDHSPASSQHASNSPNFSSSPSEGPKTPVRPRMDSRTGSSNSAIIGRMKSVFSKSASRSRSNSLLRQDASDVDEFGGVANQHSRPSASASSMRPSDTARDGAMMEDNVRLESQQEANQPVGRASRSSMTPSLSSNASSTRHSILGDSLHAHATASRRSRVRASTISLAPASYHFTPPSPSTFPTSATPPRRQSTIRRLSNGLFGSASSSPQHSALFPLPPRSSGSTSSIVTGTQTFGQGWEDGSSGMLSPGVSPRPSLGSLAVKPNAMKQAAVPEGGESPKEWLGRALSTVGRCEIANVLASSGDAFHVEALQMFMATFNFTHNALDVALRKLLMQISLPKETQQIDRVIEAFARQYERCEPGLFGEKDNTYVLAFSMMMLHTDAFNKHNKNKMSKSDYVRNSRMEGVPSFVLEAFYDNITFTPFVFIEDDSDLKGTSGYTTPLNFGPSTPTFSNFLNGSNPPSKASIKIDVYDLIVRDMLNHLRVDVGKEIPVENPFSCLGTRPILDFEGLSKTFASAHSLSIPLPQQKTARRNTLVTPGKRQAAKREKEPDMALRVTKVGLISRKDEAFSETGKKNRKWKSWSVILTQSQLLFFKDPMWALTLLEQARVTSENDKDSQLLLPRMTHFKPDEVFPVKDCIAVFDKGFTTYPNTFRFVISQHQQYLMQASDEFEMNEWISLINYASAFKSAGIKMRHGTMRKDQAVLAVLLLLHLIEGTYVRNVTALWTGHRLQGE, from the exons ATGGATAGTAACGCAGAGGCAGGTCCCTCCACACTGCGTCCACATCGAtcatcctcgccctcgACACCAACGCCCTTAACGCCTACGTCTGCTAGAGCGAAACGACGTTCATGGTTCGGCTTGGCTTCTCCAGTCATCCTGTCGAAAGATAAAGCAAAAGATAAGCGCCGTGGAAGCTCTAATGGCACTGAGGAATTAGAGCTCCGCCCTGTATTGAATAGGCGGGACAATGATACTGTGAAAGACGATAGATCAGAGGATGcgtgggaggaagagctgaaagagaggaaagggtgCGGAAGCGATGATCTGCTTACGATTGATGGGGATCTGGAAAATACTGttaaaaagcaaaagaaaaagtccGGTGTTGCTGATGAGCCCCTGATattgaggatggaagaccTGGGTCGTAAAACACCTGCGAGAACAATGTCCGAAAAGACCTTGACGGTAGACGATGTGATGAAAACA CCACATGCGTTAACTACACGGATTTTCTCTCCCACGACGAGCGGGAGCGATCCTTTCACTGCTCCTGATCCACCGTCAGATCCAGAACTCAACAGCTTACCTTTCAATAAATCTGAGGGGCTTCTCATCAACCCAGCACCaagatcttcatctctAAATCTGGTACCGTCTCCAATTACCTCTTTCGAGAGAGATAAAACTCAACCTCCTGTACCTATCCCCGTGGACAGACCGCTACCACCTTTACCGCCCCCAACACCTGATAACGAGGTGTTGAAAGCCCCTAAAGCACCTTCCGAAATCTTTATCACTCCCAGCAGTCCACAGAAACCCAAGACTACAAAAAGGGTACATGAAGAGCGGCGCAGCAAGTCTGCTTCGGGACGATCCAGAAGCCATTCGCGAGGCAGAGCCACAAGCACAGAACCCTCAAAAATTCTTGGTTTGGGGTTACCTTCAGTCATCTCTGGAAGATCTCGTTCTGTATCGCGTTCACGGCCGTCATCCAGATCACCTTCTGTATCTGTTCAAAGcccatctcctccgcctGTTCCCATAAAGCCGCAATCAGTATCTTCACCATTTCCATCCCGTCCAGGGACTCCCAGTCACAAAATTACCTTCGTAGAACCTGAAGTTCTGAAACCACAAGCATtacagaaggaggatggacCTGATAAAAAGACAAGAATCAAAAGAGCGAGAAGTTTATCGGGATTGTTTGGCAAATCACCGCCAATGGTACCATCAGCCAAAATGGGATATGCTGATGGccagaagaatggagaagaggagacaaATGGTGATCAAGGAGGTGGGGGAAAGCTTGGGGTGTTAGAGTGGTTTGGAGTGAAAAAGACAGTGAGACGAAAAGCTTCAGAGACGAGACTTAGGGAATCCCGAAATGAGTTGGATGATATCCAGAACGTCGCTGGTGATTCATCTAGATCCCCAGAGGGTCAGACCCCTCAGAAGGGCAGTACAGACCAAGTCAATGAGGGTGGTCAGCATAGCGGACAACCCGGCCTTCCGCTCCCTCCCACCACTGACGCTCCGCATGGTACTCCCAAGAGACTGAATAGCTTATTTGCTCGCCGATCGTCGGCGAaaaacgaggaagaggcagagcCTTTGTCAATTATGGTTGTTCCTAGGACTGCTCATAGTTCTGATAGTCCGTCCCGCCCGTTAACAAACGTCTCCCAGTCTTCTCTGCAACTTCCTGCCGTCGATCCATTCTCACCTGATGAAAGCAGTACATGGATGTCCAGTCCAGGcattgagaatgaagagatgcTTTTCAGCCCTGGTAGCAGTACTCATTGGGGACCTGGAATACGCCCTTGGATGGAAGCAAGGGAATACCTCGTTTCCTCAAGGTCGTCGGTATCTTCCGCGCTGGATACATTGCCCGAGCAAGTTCCACCAATGCAAAAGCTGGGACCTGCGAAAGCGTCTGCCAAGGTGCAGGAAGGGCGAGTCAGGTCATTTTCCGATGGGCCTTTACCGCAACGAACATCCGATCACTCGCCAGCCTCGTCTCAACATGCCTCAAACAGTCCCaacttctcttcctctccctcagAGGGCCCCAAAACACCTGTACGGCCCAGAATGGACAGCAGGACGGGCTCTAGCAATTCCGCGATCATAGGGAGAATGAAAAGTGTGTTCTCCAAGTCCGCAAGCCGGAGCAGAAGTAACAGTCTTTTACGCCAGGATGCCAGCGATGTTGACGAGTTTGGGGGAGTGGCAAACCAACATTCGCGACCCTCAGCGTCGGCCTCTTCTATGAGGCCGTCTGATACCGCGCGAGATGGCGCCATGATGGAAGACAACGTCCGTTTGGAATCACAGCAGGAAGCAAATCAACCGGTTGGAAGAGCGTCACGTTCGTCAATGAcaccttctctttcatccaaTGCATCTTCTACGCGACATTCAATCCTCGGAGATTCTCTTCATGCCCACGCAACAGCATCACGTCGAAGCAGAGTTCGAGCGTCAACTATATCTCTTGCGCCGGCCTCCTACCATTTTACGCCGCCTTCGCCAAGCACTTTCCCTACCTCTGCAACGCCGCCTCGCCGCCAAAGCACAATACGCCGTCTTTCTAATGGACTATTTGGGTCAGCATCCTCGTCACCCCAGCATTCTGCTctatttcctcttccgcctaGATCTAGTGGATCTACTTCATCAATAGTTACAGGTACGCAAACATTTGGTCAAGGCTGGGAGGATGGATCCTCTGGAATGTTAAGTCCCGGTGTTAGCCCTAGGCCCAGCTTAGGTAGTCTAGCCGTCAAACCTAATGCTATGAAACAAGCTGCTGTAccggaaggaggagaatcGCCCAAGGAATGGTTGGGTAGGGCTCTCAGTACGGTTGGAAGGTGCGAAATAGCCAATGTACTGGCGTCTAG TGGCGATGCTTTCCACGTGGAAGCATTACAAATGTTTATGGCAACGTTTAACTTCACTCATAACGCTTTGGACGTGGCTTTGAGGAAATTGCTTATGCAAATCTCTCTTCCGAAAGAGACGCAACAGATCGATCGTGTGATTGAAGCTTTCGCAAGACAGTATGAAAGGTGTGAGCCCGGTCTCTTCGGCGAAAAAG ACAACACTTATGTCCTTGCGTtctcgatgatgatgcttcACACCGATGCGTTCAACAAGCATAACAAAAACAAGATGTCCAAGTCAGACTATGTGCGTAATTCACGCATGGAAGGCGTGCCATCTTTCGTGTTAGAGGCTTTCTATGACAATATCACGTTTACTCCATTTGTCTTCATTGAGGACGACTCTGATCTGAAGGGCACATCCGGGTATACAACTCCGTTGAATTTTGGCCCGTCTACTCCGACATTCTCTAACTTCTTGAATGGGTCTAATCCTCCCAGCAAAGCCTCCATCAAAATTGACGTGTACGACCTTATTGTACGAGATATGCTTAATCATTTGAGAGTTGATGTGGGGAAGGAAATACCGGTTGAGAATCCATTTTCCTGCCTTGGAACTAGACCAATCCTTGATTTCGAAGGTTTGAGCAAGACTTTTGCTTCGGCGCATAGCCTTTCGATACCTCTCCCTCAGCAGAAGACGGCGAGGAGAAACACACTCGTCACACCAGGAAAGAGGCAAGCAgcgaaaagagagaaggaaccGGACATGGCTCTGCGAGTAACAAAAGTCGGGCTAATATCTCGAAAAG ACGAAGCTTTTAGCGAAACGGGCAAGAAAAATCGCAAATGGAAATCTTGGAGTGTTATCCTCACTCAGTCGCAGCTACTTTTTTTTAAAGATCCTATGTGGGCCTTGACATTGCTTGAGCAAGCTAGAGTGACGTCGGAAAATGACAAGGATAGTCAATTGCTCCTTCCACGAATGACTCATTTCAAACCAGACGAAGTATTCCCTGTCAAGGACTGCATTGCAGTCTTCGATAAGGGTTTCACTACT TATCCAAACACCTTCCGTTTCGTTATCTCTCAGCACCAACAATATCTCATGCAAGCTTCGGACGAATTTgagatgaatgaatggATCTCACTTATCAATTATGCCTCAGCTTTCAAAAGTGCTGGTATCAAAATGCGACATGGAACAATGCGCAAGGACCAAGCGGTATTGGcggtgctgctgctgctgcatctCATAGAAGGGACATACGTGAGGAACGTCACGGCTCTTTGGACGGGGCATCGACTCCAGGGCGAATAG
- a CDS encoding uncharacterized protein (genome sequence mistake), whose protein sequence is MPKSDLEQLAEWRTLGARYSEETVQLAKRVLSSGNAGDQEWAVREQLAIAALDLGQTHLASEQIETLYGKFPGSPRVRILDGLKFEADGDVSRASMVYEAL, encoded by the exons ATGCCCAAATCCGATCTTGAACAGCTGGCTGAGTGGAGGACACTCGGTGCCAGATATTCTGAAGAGACCGTACAGCTCGCTAAGCGGGTCTTATCAAGCGGTAATGCTGGAGATCAAG AGTGGGCCGTAAGGGAACAACTCGCCATCGCTGCTCTTGATCTGGGTCAGACACATCTAGCCTCA GAGCAAATCGAGACACTTTATGGGAAGTTTCCTGGCTCACCTCGAGTGCGGATTCTGGATGGGTTAAAATTCGAGGCCGATGGAGATGTTTCGCGAGCCAGTATGGTGTATGAGGCCCtttga
- a CDS encoding cytoplasmic protein yields MSGPQLDISRLSAAAISIQGRHFIDSHGRVLHLRGANVSAASKVPAFPPPKIHDHAQASYVGRPFPLEEADEHWARLQSWGLTFVRITVTWDALEHKERGIYDEDYLAYLRALLQSMEPYGLVAYIAIHQDVWSRYCGGSGAPGWTLEAAGFDLSNEGENLALSGAAFLDGIKSGRLAGERGLWPTGYQKLAAATMNTLFWGGETFAPSLKVATQIDGKWVSRNIQVYLQEAFLAATAKLVKAVGDLETVMGFELMNEPHPGFIGLQSIHEWDYNTDLHLGQFPSPLQSFSMGAGHPTPNVPVYTRSFPFPTRITSYVTANPEGACAWASKECPWEKHGVWRWSEVRQEPAVLQQDYFTKNRDGRNVDFYEDLYLPFVRKWEQVIEENTTSTKGLKARMVEAIPNELCPEWKEESRPKNMVYAPHWYDLNMLFKKKFGFMSVNVQGLARGMFVLRALYFGTAAAKANYALQIKTLVLAARLKLGPVPVIFGECGVPMDINNEKAFRTGDWKWQERSMDALICAMEGALMGFNLWTYNPANRDDIGDDWNAENFSWYSESNRAKLLKNAEKGSDSLDVGARLLNVIVRPYPIATAGNPTSLAYDANACTFTYRFRSPLRVSTAAPTPEEYTEIFLPRRVFRKESTEWTVTSGGKVHVDWDRERAFVWFEDSSLTAANIDKDMKSRRIDIWVTGQKVEESWSTAQILVTVMILLLAVLVAYYAQLYEWEKDKMLFQHLREASGM; encoded by the exons ATGTCCGGCCCCCAGCTCGATATATCTCGCCTATCTGCAGCTGCAATATCTATTCAAGGTCGGCATTTTATCGACTCGCACGGTAGGGTTTTACACCTGCGAGGCGCCAACGTTTCCGCTGCAAGCAAAGT ACCTGCATTCCCTCCACCCAAAATTCACGATCATGCGCAGGCTAGTTATGTCGGACGACCATTCCCACTTGAAGAGGCTGATGAACACTGGGCAAGGCTCCAGTCATGGGGCTTGACTTTTG TGAGGATAACCGTTACTTGGGACGCACTCGAACACAAGGAGAG AGGTATATATGACGAAGATTACCTTGCATACTTGAGAGCATTGCTTCAAAGCATGGAGCCTTACGGGCTCGTCGCATATATC GCCATTCATCAAGATGTATGGTCGAGATACTGCGGAGGA TCTGGCGCGCCCGGATGGACACTCGAAGCTGCGGGTTTTGACCTTTCAAATGAGGGCGAGAACTTGGCCTTGTCTGGTGCCGCCTTCCTTGACGGCATCAAGAGTGGAAGGCTCGCAGGCGAGAGGGGTTTATGGCCAACTG GGTACCAAAAACTCGCGGCGGCTACCATGAA CACTTTATTTTGGGGTGGAGAGACGTTTGCGCCTTCGCTTAAAGTAGCTACCCAAATCGATGGAAAATGGGTGTCGCGCAACATTCAGGTATACTTGCAAGAGGCCTTCCTTGCTGCTACCGCGAAGCTTGTGAAGGCTGTGGGTGATCTCGAGACCGTCATGGGTTTTGAA CTTATGAATGAGCCCCATCCTGGCTTCATCGGTCTCCAGTCTATTCACGAATGG GACTACAACACTGACCTTCATTTGGGCCAATTCCCCTCTCCGCTTCAATCATTCTCTATGGGCGCTGGCCACCCTACTCCCAATGTACCTGTTTATACTcgctctttccctttcccaacTCGTATAACTTCTTACGTGACAGCCAACCCCGAAGGAGCTTGCGCCTGGGCCAGTAAGGAATGCCCCTGGGAGAAGCATGGTGTTTGGCGATGGAGCGAAGTAAGGCAGGAGCCTGCTGTTCTGCAGCAGGACTACTTTACAAAGAACCGCGATGGACGCAATGTTGATTTTTATGAAGACTTATACTTGCCATTTGTGAGAAAATGGGAGCAAGTGATCGAAGAGAATACGACCTCGACCAAGGGGTTGAAGGCTAGGATGGTGGAAGCAATTCCCAACGAGCTTTGCCCagagtggaaagaggagtcACGGCCCAAGAATATGGTGTATGCGCCTCATTGGTATGATCTGAACATGttgttcaagaagaagttcgGATTCATGTCAGTAAATGTTCAGGGCCTTGCTCGG GGTATGTTTGTGCTTCGAGCGCTGTATTTTGGTACTGCTGCAGCCAAAGCCAATTATGCCCTTCAGATAAAGACCCTCGTCCTTGCTGCTCGACTCAAACTTGGGCCTGTACCTGTAATCTTTGGTGAATGCGGTGTTCCCATGGACATCAA TAACGAAAAAGCCTTCAGGACTGGAGACTGGAAATGGCAAGAACGGTCTATGGATGCCCTTATTTGTGCGATGGAAGGCGCATTAATGGGATTCAA TTTATGGACCTACAATCCTGCTAATCGCGACGACATTGGTGATGAT TGGAATGCGGAGAATTTCTCCTGGTATTCAGAAAGTAATCGGGCCAAGCTCCTTAAGAACGCTGAAAAAGGTTCGGATAGTTTGGACGTAGGAGCCCGTCTGTTGAATGTTATCGTT CGCCCTTACCCAATCGCCACCGCTGGTAACCCTACTTCTCTTGCTTATGATGCAAACGCTTGTACTTTTACATATCGTTTCCGATCTCCTTTGAGGGTGTCAACCGCGGCTCCCACTCCCGAAGAATACACCGAaatctttcttcctcgtcgcGTGTTCCGAAAAGAGTCCACAGAATGGACAGTCACATCTGGGGGCAAAGTCCATGTTGACTGGGATAGAGAGCGAGCATTTGTGTGGTTCGAAGATTCGAGTTTGACGGCAGCAAACATTGATAAGGACATGAAGTCCCGTCGAATTGATATTTGGGTAACAGGCCAAAAGGTAGAGGAAAGTTGGTCCACTGCACAAATCCTGGTGACAGTAATGATCCTGCTGTTGGCTGTCTTGGTGGCATATTACGCACAGCTTTACGAATGGGAGAAAGATAAGATGCTTTTCCAACACCTCAGGGAGGCCAGTGGAATGTAA
- a CDS encoding acetylornithine aminotransferase: protein MFARLFRISRTKYVAPLSRGYATELKPNLAYLRATHPDTAPAPTQSLIEEHSKYLLNTYVRPPILFSHGSSCTLTSTSGKDYLDFTAGIAVTALGHSDQGVNNVMAEQARKIGHASNIYWNEHAGELAKSLIENTRTHGGLGLGKAEGEDKGGRVFFSNSGTEANEGALKFARAYGKTISEDKTDIVCFSNAFHGRSFGALSCTPNPKYQAPFAPLVPGVKVGEYNDMSEERLKDLINEKTCGVIVEPIQGEGGVGEGKKEWFEMLGKRCKEVGAVLIYDEIQCGLFRSGEMWAHSSFPAAAQPDIVTMAKPLANGFPIGAIMVRSNIANSISPGMHGTTFGGQPIACAIGVHVLERLSAPTFLNNLRSTSAYLGEQAEKLPQLFPSLIKEIRGRGMIRGIAFKDESKPGELVKLARERGVLLLTAGKDAVRLVPALVVSKEECDKAMGVIESCLHIIQGDKA, encoded by the exons ATGTTTGCCCGCCTCTTCCGCATCTCCCGCACAAAATATGTAGCCCCCCTCTCCAGGGGCTACGCCACAGAGCTCAAG CCCAACTTGGCCTACCTCCGAGCCACACATCCCGACACCGCTCCTGCCCCCACCCAATCCCTCATCGAGGAACACTCCAAATATCTCCTCAACACCTATGTGCGACCccccattctcttctcgcACGGCTCTTCATGCACGCTTACTTCCACCAGCGGTAAAGACTACCTCGACTTCACAGCCGGTATCGCTGTCACTGCTTTGGGCCACTCTGACCAGGGTGTCAACAATGTGATGGCCGAGCAAGCACGTAAGATCGGGCACGCGAGCAATATCTACTGGAACGAACATGCTGGAGAGCTCGCCAAGTCCCTAATAGAAAACACCCGAACCCATGGCGGCCTTGGTCTCGGTAAGgccgaaggagaagacaaggGCGGCCGAgtattcttctccaattcTGGTACAGAAGCAAACGAAGGTGCTCTAAAATTTGCCCGAGCCTACGGCAAGACCATTTCAGAGGACAAGACTGACATTGTCTGCTTCTCCAACGCCTTCCATGGCCGTTCATTTGGTGCTCTCTCATGTACTCCCAATCCCAAGTACCAAGCTCCTTTCGCTCCTCTGGTTCCCGGTGTTAAGGTTGGAGAGTACAATGACATGTCTGAAGAGAGGCTCAAGGACTTGATTAACGAAAAGACATGCGGTGTTATCGTGGAACCTATTCAGGGTGAAGGTGGTGTGGgtgaagggaagaaggaatggtTCGAAATGCTTGGAAAAAGGTGCAAGGAGGTCGGGGCTGTTTTGATCTACGATGAGATTCAG TGCGGTCTCTTTAGGTCCGGTGAAATGTGGGCTCACTCCAGTTTCCCTGCTGCGGCCCAGCCAGACATTGTCACTATGGCAAAGCCTCTAGCCAACGGTTTCCCCATTGGAGCTATCATGGTCCGCTCCAACATTGCAAACAGCATTTCCCCCGGTATGCACGGTACCACCTTTGGTGGCCAGCCCATTGCTTGTGCCATCGGTGTTCATGTGCTCGAGCGTCTTTCCGCTCCCACATTCCTCAATAATCTTCGAAGCACAAGTGCTTACCTTGGAGAGCAAGCTGAAAAATTACCACAGCTATTCCCTAGCTTGATCAAGGAGATTCGAGGGAGGGGTATGATCAGGGGTATCGCTTTCAAGGACGAGAGCAAACCAGGAGAGCTTGTAAAGCTTGCTAGGGAAAGGGGTGTTTTGCTTCTGACAGCCGGTAAGGATGCCGTTAGGCTTGTTCCTGCCCTGGTCGTGAGCAAAGAGGAGTGTGACAAGGCTATGGGTGTCATTGAGAGCTGTTTGCATATCATTCAGGGAGATAAAGCATAA